In Topomyia yanbarensis strain Yona2022 chromosome 2, ASM3024719v1, whole genome shotgun sequence, one DNA window encodes the following:
- the LOC131681182 gene encoding uncharacterized protein LOC131681182 — translation MTTKAAHLELVTNLTTEAFIGALKRFWAKRGFPQHIYCDNATNFTGADRELKRLKRQFESQQHKTAVINESSRIGIEFHFIPPRSSSFGGLWEACVKSTKEILNKVSMDVRITYEEMLTTLAQVEACLNSRPLSPMSSDPNDMQPLTPGHFLIGGPLEAIPEPDLQHIPCNRLSRWQRMQRMFQKFWSRWYKEYLPTLQKRYKWPSPKSNLSAGDMVLLHEDNQPPFKWPIARVTKVITGEDEKVRVAEVMLDGNVTYRRGIHKLCPLPKPQVDEPCTASSSLHTELS, via the coding sequence ATGACAACGAAGGCTGCACATCTCGAGCTCGTTACCAACTTAACCACAGAGGCTTTCATCGGTGCGTTAAAAAGGTTTTGGGCAAAACGTGGATTCCCCCAGCACATCTATTGCGACAACGCAACAAACTTCACGGGTGCTGATCGTGAATTGAAACGGTTGAAACGGCAGTTCGAGTCTCAACAACATAAAACTGCAGTTATCAATGAGTCATCTCGTATTGGCAtcgaatttcatttcattcctcCACGGTCATCGTCGTTTGGAGGACTTTGGGAAGCGTGCGTCAAGTCGACAAAGGAAATTCTGAATAAGGTGTCTATGGATGTTCGGATCACTTACGAGGAGATGCTAACTACACTAGCCCAGGTGGAAGCCTGCCTAAATTCGCGACCTCTCTCGCCGATGTCTAGCGATCCCAATGACATGCAGCCTCTAACTCCAGGCCACTTCCTCATTGGTGGTCCGCTTGAAGCAATACCTGAACCCGATCTCCAGCATATTCCTTGCAACCGCTTGTCACGGTGGCAGAGAATGCAGCGCATGTTCCAAAAATTTTGGTCCAGATGGTACAAGGAGTACTTGCCAACTCTTCAAAAACGCTACAAATGGCCAAGCCCCAAGTCCAACTTATCAGCTGGAGACATGGTGCTGTTACATGAGGATAATCAACCGCCATTCAAATGGCCAATCGCACGAGTCACAAAGGTCATTACAGGAGAAGATGAAAAGGTACGAGTTGCTGAAGTGATGCTTGACGGAAATGTCACTTACCGTCGCGGCATCCACAAACTATGTCCGTTACCCAAGCCACAGGTGGATGAACCTTGCACAGCGTCTAGTTCACTACACACTGAGTTATCATAA
- the LOC131681181 gene encoding uncharacterized protein LOC131681181, whose product MYRQIKIAEKDLPYQQILWRNAPEKPLHTYQLTTVTYGTTTAPFVATRCLQQLSDDEAVNFPAAARVVKKGFYVDDLLYGFDTLKEALEATEQLHLMMASAGLSLRKWSSNCPNVLNEIPRDYWETERVLELDSSAPVQALGLLWEPMSDDFLFKIPQWTKQTFSTKRSVLSQTASLFDPLGLVGPVIVIVKIFIQALWELNLEWDQHLPSELHEQWMNFVSRLPILKQLRIPRFVLTDNIVSLQLHGFADASLRAYGACVYFRAVSASGGVSIRLMTANSRVAPPERRRPTLARLELCAALLLANLQKKVLESVEVHCPCYFWSDSTIVLHWLAKEPSTWKIFIANRVAEIQQLTQGGIWNYVSTNDNPADHISRGLNPNDIICNSL is encoded by the coding sequence ATGTATCGCCAGATCAAAATAGCAGAAAAAGATCTACCGTATCAGCAAATCCTGTGGCGAAACGCTCCCGAGAAACCCCTACACACATACCAGCTCACTACTGTCACGTATGGTACCACGACAGCTCCCTTTGTTGCTACACGATGCCTACAGCAACTTTCTGACGACGAAGCAGTTAATTTTCCAGCGGCTGCACGTGTGGTGAAAAAGGGATTTTATGTTGACGACCTGTTATATGGATTCGACACCCTCAAAGAGGCGTTAGAAGCAACGGAGCAGTTACACCTCATGATGGCATCAGCTGGTCTATCATTACGCAAGTGGTCGTCGAATTGCCCTAATGTTCTCAATGAAATCCCACGCGACTACTGGGAGACTGAAAGGGTGTTGGAGTTAGACAGTTCGGCTCCAGTTCAAGCTCTTGGGCTGTTGTGGGAACCAATGTCAGacgattttttgttcaaaattcCACAATGGACCAAACAAACCTTTTCTACAAAGCGAAGCGTACTGTCACAAACAGCTAGCTTATTTGACCCGTTAGGATTGGTCGGACCAGTGATTGTCATCgtcaaaatattcattcaagCGCTGTGGGAGTTAAATCTTGAATGGGATCAACACTTGCCTTCGGAGCTTCACGAGCAGTGGATGAACTTCGTAAGCCGTTTACCGATCCTTAAACAGCTTCGTATTCCCCGATTTGTTTTAACGGACAACATCGTATCTCTTCAACTGCACGGGTTTGCCGATGCATCTCTACGAGCATATGGTGCATGCGTGTACTTCAGAGCTGTGTCTGCATCGGGTGGTGTATCGATACGTCTCATGACAGCAAACTCTCGTGTTGCTCCTCCGGAACGAAGACGACCTACGCTAGCTCGGTTGGAGCTGTGTGCAGCTCTCCTTCTGGCCAATCTACAGAAAAAGGTGCTAGAAAGTGTGGAAGTGCACTGCCCATGTTATTTTTGGTCGGATTCCACGATCGTCCTACACTGGCTAGCAAAGGAACCGTCAACATGGAAAATCTTCATCGCAAATAGAGTTGCTGAAATCCAACAGCTGACACAAGGCGGAATCTGGAACTATGTTTCGACCAATGATAACCCAGCCGATCATATATCACGCGGTTTGAATCCCAACGACATCATTTGCAATTCGTTGTGA